A part of Pseudomonas lutea genomic DNA contains:
- a CDS encoding GNAT family N-acetyltransferase, with protein sequence MVDTSSPTFSIRVADECFEDYILNSEFTFTVSGYAQVQIGAPVAQWQVDPVEPYLKNYGIDSEEFCNYRDAADSTVLVAWLDEQPVGHVVVSQHWNGFAHIDELAVDTQARRNGVARRLLDVAQFWSRKRGLPGITLETQNNNLGACQLYEDYGFVVGGVDHLRYRAIEPATRESAIFWYLLFDPTEVGQTEPS encoded by the coding sequence ATGGTGGACACGTCCAGCCCGACGTTCAGTATTCGTGTCGCTGACGAGTGCTTCGAGGATTACATTCTCAACAGCGAATTCACCTTCACCGTCTCCGGCTACGCCCAGGTGCAGATCGGCGCGCCTGTTGCACAGTGGCAGGTAGATCCGGTTGAGCCATACCTGAAAAACTACGGCATCGATTCCGAAGAGTTTTGCAATTATCGCGACGCAGCGGACAGCACCGTGCTGGTGGCCTGGCTTGATGAGCAGCCGGTGGGGCATGTGGTGGTCAGTCAGCACTGGAATGGCTTCGCCCACATCGATGAGTTGGCGGTCGACACGCAGGCGCGACGCAACGGTGTCGCGCGCAGGCTGCTGGACGTGGCGCAGTTCTGGAGTCGCAAGCGGGGGCTGCCGGGGATCACGCTGGAAACCCAGAACAACAACCTGGGGGCGTGCCAGTTATATGAGGACTATGGGTTTGTGGTCGGCGGCGTGGACCATCTGCGTTATCGCGCAATCGAGCCCGCGACACGGGAGTCAGCCATTTTCTGGTATTTGCTGTTTGACCCAACTGAGGTGGGCCAAACAGAGCCTTCGTAA
- a CDS encoding NADPH-dependent FMN reductase has translation MSQVHTIAVIVGSLRKDSINRKVAHALAELAPSSLKLSIVEIGDLPLYNEDIDLDSPPAAYAAFREALQGADGFLFVTPEYNRSVPGALKNAIDVGSRPYGKSAWGSAKPAAVVSVSPGAIGGFGANQHLRQCFVFLNVLCMQQPEAYLGNAGTFFDEQGKLNEKTRPFLQNIIDAFAGHVERTLKA, from the coding sequence ATGAGCCAGGTTCATACAATTGCAGTCATCGTCGGCAGTTTGAGGAAAGACTCCATCAACCGCAAAGTGGCCCACGCACTGGCCGAACTGGCGCCGTCCAGCCTGAAGCTGAGCATTGTCGAAATCGGTGACCTGCCGTTGTATAACGAGGACATCGACCTCGATTCACCACCTGCTGCCTACGCTGCTTTCCGTGAAGCCTTGCAGGGAGCAGACGGTTTTCTGTTCGTCACCCCGGAGTACAACCGCTCGGTGCCGGGCGCGTTGAAAAACGCCATCGACGTGGGTTCGCGCCCTTACGGCAAAAGTGCCTGGGGCAGTGCCAAGCCGGCGGCGGTGGTGAGCGTCTCACCGGGAGCCATCGGTGGCTTTGGCGCCAACCAGCACCTGCGTCAGTGTTTTGTGTTCCTCAACGTCCTGTGCATGCAGCAGCCCGAAGCCTACCTGGGCAACGCGGGCACCTTCTTTGACGAGCAGGGCAAGCTGAACGAGAAAACCCGGCCGTTCCTGCAGAACATCATTGATGCCTTCGCCGGCCATGTAGAGCGCACGCTGAAAGCGTAA